The following are encoded in a window of Rhodothermus bifroesti genomic DNA:
- a CDS encoding AI-2E family transporter, whose protein sequence is MTMANVAHEPNTASSSAVWHHLTRHWLGRLVLAGLMLGAVVWVTYAFTNLLVYLLVGWLLAYLLRPIVDRLQWLGRVPAILLTLAGCIALISLLLTSLLPFLARQVAELSQLISLEALQSAIGELERWLVRFIPIQPGTLMRLLRQGFETLIREQQLAGTVSSILDLFTNLFYAVLVIPFVTFFVLKDGVHLRRSLLQLIPNRYFELTLAILEKLGGSVGRYFRALFLQSLAVATLASVLLYIFGLHFALAVGVFAGIANTIPYFGPLMGFVAGTLVGIAQTGDFSMVFRVLVAMGLTQVVDNVLFQPMIFSRAAQAHPLIILFAVLVGAQLAGIVGMLLAIPVLTVVRTAFVQLRWGMQNYHIVRATSS, encoded by the coding sequence CATCACTTAACCCGCCACTGGCTGGGGCGGCTGGTCCTGGCAGGGCTCATGCTAGGCGCGGTGGTTTGGGTAACCTACGCCTTTACCAATCTGCTTGTCTACTTGTTGGTAGGCTGGCTGTTGGCCTACTTGCTGCGACCGATTGTCGACCGGCTGCAATGGTTGGGGCGCGTGCCGGCCATTTTGCTCACGCTAGCTGGCTGCATTGCCCTGATTAGTCTGCTGCTAACCTCGCTGCTGCCTTTTTTAGCCCGGCAGGTGGCTGAACTGTCTCAGCTGATCTCCTTGGAAGCCCTCCAGAGTGCTATTGGTGAGCTAGAGCGTTGGCTAGTGCGTTTTATTCCTATACAGCCAGGTACGCTGATGCGACTGCTACGCCAAGGATTTGAAACCCTGATCCGAGAACAGCAGCTGGCAGGTACGGTCAGCTCTATTTTGGACCTGTTCACCAACCTGTTTTATGCTGTACTGGTTATTCCGTTTGTTACCTTTTTTGTACTAAAAGACGGGGTACATTTGCGCCGCTCGTTGTTGCAACTCATACCCAATCGATATTTTGAACTGACCCTAGCGATACTGGAAAAGTTGGGAGGAAGTGTGGGGCGGTATTTCCGCGCGCTGTTTTTGCAAAGCCTGGCCGTTGCGACGCTGGCTAGTGTTTTGTTGTACATTTTTGGATTGCACTTTGCTTTGGCTGTAGGGGTATTTGCCGGGATTGCCAACACCATTCCCTATTTTGGACCTCTGATGGGGTTTGTTGCAGGCACGCTAGTGGGCATCGCCCAAACGGGCGATTTTTCCATGGTGTTTAGGGTACTTGTGGCCATGGGGCTGACCCAGGTAGTGGACAACGTGCTCTTCCAGCCGATGATTTTTTCACGAGCTGCTCAGGCGCATCCGCTGATTATTTTGTTTGCCGTGCTTGTAGGCGCTCAGCTGGCCGGCATTGTTGGGATGCTGCTGGCAATACCGGTTTTGACCGTGGTGCGTACAGCCTTTGTGCAACTGCGCTGGGGCATGCAGAATTACCATATCGTCAGAGCTACTTCTTCATGA